From the genome of Populus trichocarpa isolate Nisqually-1 chromosome 15, P.trichocarpa_v4.1, whole genome shotgun sequence, one region includes:
- the LOC18105783 gene encoding protein WEAK CHLOROPLAST MOVEMENT UNDER BLUE LIGHT 1, which translates to MCFDAWHGLDGRNRSVRHHFYFGFLRLLAHVEIVSWEIYILLVRLKPNVSNQCMKVALTLFGEKGDHKKPRSSGVSGDEMEKEKDVETLLKDLANYKVQMAAKDSAYSQLLLKLEHYQKSSEELSLLLKKSEVERDVYCEDCREARTRIHELEAKVKEMTDELLETGKIREKLTHVLSELKSTEEEILGMETQLATAREVNLKALAEAELMATAANMEKKRSEELVKHVAELNEAILVSKLASFEAEKEKCMVLSDKDARLESAMEMAAQAQEQVEDMKKRLEIMQELENQLLAKSVLVDSLQAELNQASELLSSSNKTVSDAVKDLNQLNVDLIVKERDNSDHTFYFGALETELNQLEAELKNENEEASHLSRNMEILMDELQEAKTKIYEIKEREKEAQIEIAVLKSELHKGRSELSAAEARSGSVKPGLYLAVQQLAVEAEAAERENQRLKGLDKVTEESEDFGLMHTDQYEKYSCQDVDAFQKNESNAESVKRRNENDGNITISLEEYEFLIRKAEKAGEFLRRESSNMSITSITSENKYESQLLKKELEIAIVKNRELRTRLEQAVTRAEAAEKAKTILEDQQKRRQEQKQRIKAAIVGLHEESTSREFSSSTYGSAPKEYQPLGKVLNMKF; encoded by the exons ATGTGTTTTGATGCATGGCATGGTCTTGATGGCCGAAATCGATCTGTTAGGCATCATTTTTACTTTGGTTTCCTACG GTTATTGGCTCATGTTGAAATAGTTTCTTGGGAGATATACATACTGTTGGTGAGATTGAAACCAAACGTATCGAATCAGTGCATGAAAGTTGCCCTTACTTTGTTCGGAGAGAAAGGTGATCACAAGAAACCCCGGTCTAGCGGTGTCAGTGGTGAT GAGATGGAAAAAGAGAAGGATGTTGAAACCCTGCTAAAAGATTTGGCCAATTACAAGGTGCAAATGGCAGCGAAGGATTCCGCCTACTCGCAGCTGCTACTTAAGCTAGAGCATTATCAGAAATCTTCTGAGGAACTCTCCCTACTGTTGAAGAAATCTGAGGTTGAGAGAGACGTATACTGTGAAGATTGTAGAGAAGCTAGGACTCGGATACATGAACTTGAGGCCAAGGTAAAGGAGATGACTGATGAACTTTTAGAAACTGGAAAAATACGGGAGAAGCTTACTCATGTTTTGAGTGAATTGAAGTCTACAGAGGAAGAGATACTTGGAATGGAAACACAACTTGCTACTGCAAGGGAAGTGAATCTCAAGGCACTGGCAGAAGCAGAGCTGATGGCAACTGCAGCaaacatggaaaagaaaagatctGAAGAACTGGTAAAGCATGTCGCTGAGCTCAATGAAGCTATTCTTGTGTCAAAGCTTGCTTCCTTTGAAGCTGAAAAAGAGAAGTGCATGGTTTTATCTGATAAAGATGCTCGGTTAGAGTCAGCAATGGAAATGGCTGCTCAAGCACAAGAGCAGGTGGAAGACATGAAAAAGCGATTGGAAATAATGCAAGAATTGGAAAATCAGCTGCTAGCCAAATCTGTACTTGTTGATTCGCTACAGGCGGAACTCAATCAAGCATCTGAACTACTTAGTTCATCTAATAAAACTGTTTCGGATGCTGTAAAAGATTTGAATCAGCTAAACGTGGATTTGATAGTCAAGGAAAGAGATAATTCCGATCATACATTTTACTTTGGGGCATTGGAAACTGAATTGAATCAGTTAGAAGCAGAactaaagaatgaaaatgaagagGCAAGCCATTTGAGTCGTAACATGGAAATCCTCATGGATGAGCTACAGGAagcaaaaaccaaaatatatgaaattaaagaaagagagaaagaagcacAGATTGAGATTGCAGTGCTAAAATCTGAGCTTCATAAAGGAAGGTCTGAACTTTCAGCAGCTGAAGCAAGGTCTGGGAGTGTAAAACCCGGATTATATCTTGCCGTTCAGCAGCTAGCAGTCGAAGCTGAAGCAGCAGAGAGGGAAAATCAAAGGTTAAAAGGATTAGATAAGGTAACTGAGGAATCTGAAGACTTTGGGCTCATGCACACTGATCAATATGAAAAGTACTCATGTCAAGACGTAGACGCTTTTCAGAAAAATGAGTCAAATGCAGAATCTGTGAAGAGAAGAAATGAGAATGATGGAAATATAACAATTTCACTTGAAGAATACGAGTTCTTGATCAGGAAAGCTGAGAAGGCCGGTGAATTCTTAAGAAGAGAATCTTCCAATATGTCCATCACATCCATCACATCTGAAAATAAGTACGAATCACAACTTCTAAAGAAAGAGTTGGAGATTGCAATTGTGAAAAATAGGGAGTTGAGGACTAGGTTAGAACAGGCTGTTACAAGGGCTGAAGCCGCTGAAAAAGCTAAAACAATACTCGAAGATCAACAAAAGAGGCGTCAAGAACAAAAGCAGAGGATAAAGGCAGCTATAGTGGGGCTTCACGAGGAATCTACATCAAGAGAGTTCAGTTCTTCGACATATGGGAGTGCACCCAAAGAATATCAGCCACTGGGTAAGGTTCTTAACATGAAATTCTAG